One stretch of Chryseobacterium indologenes DNA includes these proteins:
- a CDS encoding DUF4041 domain-containing protein, whose protein sequence is MEILIIIVLVIVTIYINTKSRKLKKEVLKKDNQITTLSRDNNQLKAEVSQLQMDKIVLNKKIAELLQHNNALRKYQDIIDVKTECEYLLQKAQRDSLKVKARAELELSDAKDEAREMRKNVKELTEKRSREIELLYENAVNEARRIVDNAEVRAESIGGDAYRSLREADQIAERIKAMKNVIKGYGNEYLIPTYTLLDELAEDFGHKEAGENLKKLRQNNKLMIVSRQAGICDYMDESRRNTAIDFVIDAYNGKIDSILSSVKKDNFGTLKQKMDDAFQLVNFNGQAFRNARISEVYHSARVEELKWAVVVQELKWQEQEEQRQIREQIREEEKARKEYEKAIREAEKEELTLKRLIEKAESQVARANEEQKILFQQKLDELQQKLIQAEEKNQRAISMAQQTRTGNVYIISNIGSFGEDVYKIGMTRRLEPLDRVRELGDASVPFEFDVHAMIYCEDAPALEKQLHRKFLKSQLNKINPRKEFFKLNIHDVRNYLESMGISCKWTLSAEAKQYRETLKLEEEMKTNKQLEAEWEQYQEVEDPVIYDEVMSEE, encoded by the coding sequence ATGGAAATTTTAATCATTATTGTGTTAGTAATTGTGACCATTTATATTAACACAAAATCACGGAAACTTAAAAAAGAGGTGCTCAAAAAAGACAATCAGATTACAACGCTGAGCAGAGATAACAACCAATTAAAGGCTGAGGTATCTCAGCTTCAAATGGATAAAATCGTTTTGAATAAAAAAATAGCCGAACTACTACAGCATAATAATGCTTTAAGAAAATACCAGGATATCATTGACGTAAAAACAGAATGTGAATATCTGTTGCAAAAAGCGCAGAGAGACAGTTTGAAGGTAAAGGCCAGAGCTGAACTTGAACTCTCGGATGCGAAAGATGAAGCTCGCGAAATGCGTAAAAATGTAAAAGAATTGACTGAGAAAAGATCTAGGGAAATCGAGTTACTGTACGAAAATGCTGTAAATGAGGCTAGACGTATTGTAGATAATGCAGAAGTAAGAGCAGAATCAATTGGTGGGGATGCCTACCGAAGTTTAAGGGAAGCAGATCAGATTGCAGAGAGGATTAAGGCGATGAAAAATGTCATTAAAGGCTATGGAAATGAATATTTAATACCCACCTATACTTTATTGGATGAGCTAGCAGAAGATTTCGGGCATAAAGAAGCTGGGGAAAATCTAAAGAAACTACGTCAGAATAATAAGTTGATGATTGTAAGCAGACAGGCTGGAATTTGCGATTATATGGATGAATCAAGAAGGAATACAGCTATCGATTTCGTTATTGATGCCTATAATGGAAAGATAGATTCTATTTTATCTTCCGTTAAAAAAGACAATTTTGGAACACTGAAACAAAAGATGGATGATGCCTTCCAGTTGGTTAATTTTAATGGCCAGGCATTTAGAAATGCAAGAATCTCGGAGGTATATCATAGTGCCCGAGTTGAAGAATTGAAATGGGCAGTTGTGGTGCAGGAGTTGAAATGGCAGGAACAGGAAGAACAAAGACAGATTCGGGAGCAGATTCGTGAAGAAGAGAAAGCGCGTAAAGAATATGAAAAAGCGATTAGGGAAGCTGAAAAAGAAGAACTTACTTTAAAAAGGCTGATTGAAAAGGCAGAATCTCAGGTGGCAAGAGCCAATGAAGAGCAAAAAATTCTTTTCCAGCAAAAATTGGATGAATTACAGCAAAAACTTATTCAGGCAGAAGAGAAAAATCAAAGAGCGATATCCATGGCTCAGCAGACTAGAACAGGAAATGTTTATATTATTTCTAATATTGGATCATTTGGAGAAGATGTTTATAAAATCGGTATGACGAGACGCTTGGAACCTTTGGATCGTGTTCGGGAATTAGGAGATGCCAGTGTTCCATTTGAGTTTGATGTTCATGCAATGATTTATTGTGAAGATGCTCCGGCTTTGGAAAAACAATTGCACAGAAAGTTTTTGAAAAGCCAACTGAATAAAATCAATCCGAGAAAAGAGTTCTTTAAATTAAATATTCATGATGTAAGAAACTATCTGGAGTCTATGGGAATTAGCTGCAAATGGACATTGTCTGCTGAAGCCAAACAATATCGTGAAACCTTGAAACTTGAAGAAGAAATGAAAACCAATAAACAGCTTGAAGCCGAATGGGAACAATATCAGGAAGTTGAGGATCCTGTTATTTATGATGAAGTAATGAGCGAAGAATAG
- a CDS encoding Crp/Fnr family transcriptional regulator has translation MDKSSINNYFHSLFSIKDEVVEKITETFSQFQLKAHAVLLDQNTISTKTYFLEKGYVRSYLLNEDNEEITTNIYAAPCFVNDFLSFFRQQPTKEIYQAVTDCTFWETGLENVQHNFHNIPEFREFSRLLFVVNYHNIHNRLIEMASQKASTRYSNLMKKDPDIFQYVPLKVIASYLGIKDSSLSRIRRDIHK, from the coding sequence ATGGATAAGTCATCAATCAATAATTATTTCCATTCCCTGTTCAGTATCAAAGATGAAGTGGTTGAAAAAATCACGGAAACTTTTAGCCAGTTTCAGTTAAAGGCTCACGCTGTATTGCTGGATCAAAATACCATCAGTACCAAAACGTATTTCCTGGAAAAAGGGTATGTCCGTTCGTATTTGCTGAATGAAGATAATGAAGAAATTACTACTAATATTTATGCTGCTCCTTGCTTTGTCAATGATTTTTTATCCTTTTTCAGACAGCAGCCAACAAAAGAGATTTATCAGGCTGTTACAGATTGTACCTTCTGGGAAACCGGTTTGGAAAACGTACAGCATAACTTTCATAATATTCCTGAGTTTCGTGAGTTCAGCAGGCTTCTTTTTGTAGTTAATTACCATAATATTCACAACAGACTTATTGAAATGGCAAGTCAGAAGGCTTCCACCCGGTACTCTAATCTGATGAAGAAAGATCCGGATATTTTCCAGTATGTTCCTTTAAAGGTGATAGCTTCTTATCTGGGGATTAAAGACAGCTCATTAAGCAGAATCAGAAGGGATATTCATAAATAA
- a CDS encoding ketopantoate reductase family protein yields the protein MNKKHIVIVGLGGVGGYFGFKINQVNEASGKYTVSFVARGETYDKVKENGLVLLSPEHPDDRTHPDAIEKEISNIKNPDLVLICVKEYDLENVCRQLKEIITKETVLLPMMNGADIYDRIRKIIPEHVILPTCIYVASHIKERGTVEHKGKAGKMIVGRDPEHFSDDIAWVADLLQESKIDFDCKDNSLTDIWTKFIFIASFGLVTAKHNSSIGTVCTDEQQKHEATEIMKEIKLIADKKEIHLSEDIIEETFEKASTFPFETPTSLQLDIHSGKKDNELELFAGAVLKYGTEMNIETPFTQKIYNEIKGK from the coding sequence ATGAACAAAAAGCATATTGTCATTGTAGGATTAGGAGGTGTTGGCGGATATTTTGGTTTTAAGATCAATCAGGTTAATGAGGCTTCTGGAAAATATACTGTTTCTTTTGTAGCAAGAGGGGAAACTTATGATAAAGTAAAAGAAAACGGATTAGTGTTACTTTCACCGGAACATCCTGATGACCGAACTCATCCTGATGCTATAGAAAAAGAGATCAGTAATATCAAAAATCCTGATCTAGTGTTAATTTGTGTAAAAGAATATGATCTGGAAAACGTTTGCAGACAGCTTAAGGAGATTATTACCAAAGAAACTGTATTGCTTCCTATGATGAATGGAGCAGATATTTACGACAGAATCCGGAAAATAATTCCGGAACATGTTATTCTGCCAACCTGTATTTATGTGGCCTCTCATATTAAAGAAAGAGGAACAGTAGAACATAAGGGGAAAGCAGGGAAGATGATTGTAGGAAGAGACCCTGAGCACTTTTCAGATGATATTGCATGGGTTGCAGATCTACTTCAGGAAAGTAAAATTGATTTTGATTGTAAAGACAATTCTTTAACAGATATCTGGACTAAATTTATCTTCATTGCAAGTTTTGGACTGGTAACTGCCAAGCATAACTCATCCATAGGAACTGTATGTACTGATGAACAGCAAAAGCACGAAGCAACAGAAATTATGAAAGAAATAAAACTGATTGCAGATAAAAAAGAAATTCATCTTTCTGAAGATATTATAGAAGAAACTTTTGAAAAAGCTTCTACATTTCCTTTTGAAACCCCAACATCTTTACAACTGGACATTCATTCCGGGAAGAAAGATAATGAGCTAGAGCTGTTTGCCGGAGCTGTTTTAAAATATGGTACAGAGATGAATATTGAAACTCCTTTCACTCAAAAGATTTATAATGAGATTAAAGGAAAATAG